The following proteins are encoded in a genomic region of Glycine max cultivar Williams 82 chromosome 18, Glycine_max_v4.0, whole genome shotgun sequence:
- the LOC102660709 gene encoding uncharacterized protein — protein MAGQNDRAIADALQALAQAIGNPNRGEVGGAVEYQGLDRFQRNNPPSFNGGYNPDGAQNWIREIEKIFRVMACPERQKVAFGTYTLVEEAEYWWENTRQCLEAEGQDVTWDVFKRVLLEKYFPEDVRNKKEMEFLELKQGSMTVAEYAAKFEELVRYFPHYQGRDGESSKCVKFLNGLRPEVKQAVNYQRVR, from the coding sequence ATGGCTGGACAGAATGATCGTGCGATAGCGGATGCCCTTCAAGCCTTAGCTCAGGCTATAGGGAATCCGAATAGAGGAGAAGTTGGTGGAGCTGTTGAGTACCAGGGGTTGGATCGCTTCCAACGAaacaaccctccttcttttaaCGGAGGATACAACCCTGATGGTGCTCAAAACTGGATAagggaaattgagaaaattttccGAGTTATGGCATGTCCAGAGAGGCAAAAGGTTGCTTTTGGTACATATACTCTAGTGGAAGAGGCTGAGTATTGGTGGGAGAATACTCGCCAATGCCTGGAGGCTGAAGGTCAAGATGTGACCTGGGATGTCTTCAAGAGAGTGCTTTTGGAGAAATACTTTCCCGAGGATGTTAGGAACAAGAAGGAGATGGAGTTCTTGGAGCTTAAGCAAGGAAGTATGACTGTGGCTGAATATGCGGCCAAGTTTGAGGAGCTGGTGAGGTACTTTCCCCATTATCAAGGGAGAGATGGTGAGAGTTCCAAGTGTGTAAAGTTTCTGAATGGCTTACGACCTGAAGTGAAGCAAGCTGTGAATTACCAACGTGTTCGTTAG